In Haematobia irritans isolate KBUSLIRL chromosome 1, ASM5000362v1, whole genome shotgun sequence, a genomic segment contains:
- the LOC142220205 gene encoding inactive CLIP domain-containing serine protease A3, which yields MKMKNAFVILFWSYCHLANVQGLSRDDFGRHKQFTFADSGSGQETQPQQQEATVLTRQLISGTVSPLIATTPSYCICVPAGSCPNPLPPPPTDGSGQIDIRIVNTVITPAPTTAPFTCGYGLSVCCQAGTYRCGHSYPPPPNSGTAAAGQASFGEYPWQAALLTTGEVYLGSGALISPQHVLTVAHKVANLAITSFKVRLGEWDAASTTEPIPAQDVMVSNVFIHPNYNKDNLQNDVALLKLAEPVSLTSKSTVSTICLPTIAFVGQRCYVAGWGKNDFGPTGAYQAIQREVDVPLIPNADCQTALRQTRLGSTFVLNNASFICAGGEAGKDACTGDGGSPLVCQTGGIWYVVGMVAWGIGCATAGVPGVYVNVNTFLPWIQTMMAA from the exons atgaaaatgaaaaatgctTTTGTGATATTATTCTGGTCCTACTGCCATTTGGCCAATGTACAAGGATTAAGTAGGGATGATTTTGGCAGACACAAACAGTTTACATTTGCTGATAGTGGTAGTGGCCAAGAAACTCAGCCACAGCAACAGGAGGCAACAG TGCTAACACGTCAACTCATATCGGGCACAGTAAGTCCCTTAATTGCTACTACACCATCATATTGTATTTGTGTGCCAGCTGGATCATGTCCGAATCCTCTACCACCACCTCCTACAGATGGCAGTGGTCAAATCGATATACGTATTGTGAATACG GTTATTACTCCTGCACCAACGACAGCACCGTTTACTTGCGGTTATGGTTTGTCCGTGTGCTGTCAGGCTGGTACGTATCGATGCGGTCACAGTTATCCACCACCACCGAATAGTGGCACAGCAGCAGCTGGTCAGGCGTCATTTGGTGAATATCCATGGCAGGCGGCTTTATTGACAACGGGAGAAGTGTATTTGGGTTCGGGAGCATTAATATCGCCACAGCATGTATTGACAGTGGCTCATAAGGTGGCAAATTTGGC aataacatcaTTTAAAGTTCGTCTCGGAGAATGGGATGCAGCGAGTACCACTGAACCTATACCAGCCCAAGATGTAATGGTCTCGAATGTCTTCATACATCCCAACTACAACAAGGATAATCTACAAAACGATGTAGCTCTTTTGAAGTTAGCCGAACCGGTCTCATTGACCAGCAAATCCACTGTGAGTACTATTTGCTTGCCCACCATAGCGTTTGTGGGTCAACGTTGTTATGTGGCTGGTTGGGGAAAAAATGATTTTGGTCCCACTGGTGCCTATCAGGCCATACAACGCGAAGTCGATGTGCCACTCATACCAAATGCTGATTGTCAGACAGCTTTACGTCAAACTCGCTTGGGCTCCACATTTGTACTGAACAATGCCAGTTTCATATGTGCCGGTGGTGAGGCGGGAAAGGATGCTTGTACG GGTGATGGTGGTTCCCCATTGGTATGTCAGACTGGaggaatttggtatgtggtcggCATGGTAGCTTGGGGCATTGGTTGTGCAACTGCAGGAGTCCCTGGCGTTTATGTAAACGTAAATACATTTTTACCATGGATACAAACGATGATGGCTGCTTAA